From Rudanella lutea DSM 19387, a single genomic window includes:
- a CDS encoding AGE family epimerase/isomerase has product MTPPDLRLWQHELEQELKAILSYWQRYAPDPVNGGFYGAVGYDNQPRPKAEKGVVLNSRILWTFSAAARHTGHDEHYLPTAKRAFDYLNTYFRDRQYGGVYWMLDAKGQVGPNPGTDDSKQLYGQAFAVYGLSEYYRVTKHEPALAFAQEVYRAMVKHAFDTDPARKGGYFEGFARDWGPARQYAISRKDNGESKTMNTHLHILEAYVSLLRVWPDAGLKTQVRGLLNNFLGQIINPRTHRMILFQGDNWEIRRPGISYGHDIEASWLLLEAAEVLHEAELLSRVRRESVLMARAALSGVDPDGGMNYEYEGPDEDKPTQSHQPGAAGQPHAAHWNRERSWWVMAEAMVGFMNAYQLTKDPLFLEQSAASWTYTKKHLLDLKNGEWFMGVDPAGQVRGDTKISPWKCPYHNGRACIEMSERIGKLIDK; this is encoded by the coding sequence ATGACCCCTCCCGACCTGCGCCTTTGGCAGCACGAACTTGAGCAGGAGCTCAAAGCCATTCTGTCGTACTGGCAACGGTACGCGCCCGATCCCGTCAACGGCGGTTTTTACGGGGCCGTAGGCTACGACAATCAGCCCCGGCCCAAGGCCGAGAAGGGCGTGGTGCTTAATAGCCGGATTCTCTGGACGTTTTCGGCAGCGGCCCGGCATACGGGGCACGACGAGCACTATTTGCCCACGGCCAAACGGGCCTTCGACTACCTGAACACGTACTTCCGCGATCGGCAGTATGGGGGTGTGTACTGGATGCTCGACGCGAAAGGTCAGGTTGGTCCCAACCCCGGCACCGACGATAGCAAGCAGCTCTATGGGCAGGCTTTTGCGGTGTACGGCCTGAGCGAATACTACCGCGTTACCAAACACGAGCCCGCTTTGGCGTTTGCTCAGGAGGTGTACCGCGCCATGGTCAAACATGCGTTTGATACGGACCCGGCGCGCAAAGGCGGTTATTTCGAGGGGTTTGCCCGCGACTGGGGTCCAGCCCGGCAGTACGCCATTTCGCGCAAAGACAACGGCGAGTCGAAGACCATGAATACGCATCTGCATATTCTGGAGGCTTACGTGAGCTTGCTGCGCGTGTGGCCCGATGCGGGCCTGAAAACGCAGGTTCGGGGGCTGCTGAACAATTTTCTGGGGCAGATTATTAATCCGCGCACGCACCGGATGATTCTGTTTCAGGGCGACAACTGGGAAATCCGCCGACCGGGCATCAGCTACGGGCACGACATTGAAGCGTCGTGGCTTCTGCTCGAAGCGGCCGAGGTGCTGCACGAGGCTGAATTGCTGTCACGAGTGCGCCGTGAATCGGTCCTGATGGCGCGGGCCGCCTTGTCGGGCGTTGACCCCGATGGCGGCATGAATTACGAGTACGAAGGCCCCGACGAAGATAAACCCACGCAGAGTCATCAGCCGGGCGCGGCCGGGCAACCGCACGCGGCTCACTGGAACCGTGAACGCTCGTGGTGGGTGATGGCCGAAGCTATGGTCGGGTTTATGAATGCCTACCAGTTAACCAAAGACCCTCTTTTTCTGGAACAATCGGCCGCGAGCTGGACCTACACGAAGAAGCACCTGCTTGATCTCAAAAATGGTGAGTGGTTTATGGGCGTCGATCCGGCAGGACAGGTACGGGGCGACACTAAAATCAGCCCCTGGAAGTGCCCCTACCACAACGGCCGTGCGTGTATTGAGATGAGCGAGCGCATCGGCAAACTGATTGATAAATAG
- a CDS encoding CBU_0592 family membrane protein, protein MNLLIETLGWIASVLIVGSYALNLRGTLAASDPRYIWSNIVGGLFFVVNTVHHGAYPSALVNVVWVIIAFAALIRKK, encoded by the coding sequence ATGAATCTGTTAATTGAAACGTTAGGGTGGATTGCCTCCGTCCTGATTGTGGGCTCGTACGCCCTGAACCTACGGGGTACCCTGGCCGCCAGCGACCCGCGCTATATCTGGAGCAACATTGTCGGCGGGCTGTTTTTTGTAGTCAACACGGTACATCACGGGGCTTACCCATCGGCGCTGGTCAACGTCGTTTGGGTGATCATTGCGTTTGCTGCCCTGATCCGGAAAAAGTAA
- a CDS encoding energy transducer TonB: MPYRLILSLCFCLIQGATFAQSTIYPDYEVDQPTEPRGGQIWLDKFMSINVRKPFMAQVANVKGLVVVQGIVEPDGRITEVTVLKSLRPDCDREAVRAFSLFNAWKPALKNGQPVRQRVTGPVYFHPNEPVDYQNGLATWHFDANLNRVAPTDTEALYRSEIPTDTLGLPTGDLQLFKRKEGQWKKETTIALSIEPFRGGTLLIHRMPNQSGFGPVYQLSKTGGILAEYVQGPDGTIGLRLDRDDRGMVVKSTEQLSGYYIITEWYPSGQIKQIWSHTGLVGHVQIVYAPKSPILPSQAQLPSQLLALWDSTGHQQVTEGRGKFSRRVNVNSGVRYRQLVELVEEGEYENGRMQGYWQMSYTDSSCFYRQYYDKGLLQHELLWAAGQPDTLTFRPTDHPPMLMGGFGRLNGFLAHELRPPTRDQMGGVQGHVLVSFEVNTYGRATNIRVTKSLHPAADREALRVVRLMNRQRVPFWLTAYQNGLPVKAASTLPIHFVTD; the protein is encoded by the coding sequence GTGCCTTACCGACTTATTCTTTCTCTTTGCTTTTGCCTGATTCAAGGGGCAACGTTTGCCCAGTCGACTATTTACCCGGACTATGAAGTCGACCAGCCCACCGAGCCGCGTGGGGGGCAAATCTGGCTCGATAAGTTTATGAGCATCAACGTGCGTAAGCCGTTTATGGCGCAGGTGGCCAATGTCAAAGGCCTGGTAGTGGTACAGGGTATTGTCGAGCCCGACGGGCGCATCACCGAAGTCACGGTGCTTAAATCACTGCGGCCCGACTGTGACCGCGAGGCCGTGCGGGCTTTTTCGCTCTTCAACGCCTGGAAACCCGCCCTTAAAAACGGCCAACCCGTGCGGCAACGCGTCACGGGCCCCGTGTATTTCCACCCAAACGAACCCGTTGATTACCAAAACGGTCTGGCTACCTGGCATTTCGACGCCAACCTGAATCGGGTGGCTCCCACCGACACGGAGGCCCTCTACCGCTCCGAAATCCCCACCGACACGTTGGGCCTGCCTACCGGCGACCTTCAGCTTTTCAAACGAAAGGAGGGTCAATGGAAAAAAGAGACCACCATTGCCTTATCGATAGAGCCGTTTCGGGGTGGTACACTGCTCATTCATCGGATGCCTAACCAATCGGGGTTTGGGCCGGTGTATCAGTTGAGCAAAACCGGAGGCATCCTGGCCGAGTATGTACAGGGTCCCGACGGAACGATAGGCCTGCGGCTCGACCGCGACGACCGCGGGATGGTGGTCAAAAGTACCGAGCAACTGAGCGGGTATTACATCATCACGGAATGGTATCCGAGTGGGCAAATCAAGCAGATTTGGTCGCACACGGGGCTCGTCGGCCATGTACAGATCGTTTATGCCCCAAAGTCGCCTATCCTGCCTTCACAAGCGCAGCTACCATCGCAGCTGCTGGCTCTGTGGGACAGCACCGGCCATCAACAAGTTACAGAAGGCCGGGGTAAATTCAGTCGGCGAGTAAACGTAAATTCGGGGGTACGGTACCGGCAACTGGTTGAGCTTGTTGAAGAGGGTGAGTACGAAAACGGCCGTATGCAGGGCTATTGGCAAATGTCCTATACCGATAGTTCCTGCTTCTACAGGCAGTACTACGACAAGGGGTTGCTTCAGCACGAACTTCTCTGGGCTGCCGGGCAACCCGATACCCTCACGTTCCGCCCAACCGACCATCCCCCCATGCTCATGGGGGGCTTCGGCCGGCTGAACGGATTTCTGGCGCACGAGCTTCGGCCCCCAACCCGCGACCAAATGGGAGGTGTACAGGGGCATGTGCTGGTCAGCTTTGAGGTAAACACCTACGGCCGGGCCACTAATATTCGGGTAACGAAAAGCCTCCACCCGGCCGCCGACCGCGAAGCCCTGCGGGTGGTCAGGCTCATGAACCGGCAGCGGGTGCCGTTCTGGCTAACGGCTTATCAGAACGGCCTGCCAGTCAAAGCCGCTTCTACACTCCCGATTCACTTTGTTACCGATTAG
- a CDS encoding energy transducer TonB, with the protein MNRTLLFCLCLLAGLTAQAQQTAYRDFEVERPAVPKGGASILNEFLTANVRKPFMAQIANVKGMVVVQGIVEPDGRIAEVTVIKPLRPDCDREAVRAFRLFNAWQPALKDGKPVRQIITQPVFFRATTPLQYENGVAIQYYDKRFRSIAPSDTAAVRSEVPTDTTGLPTGNLVFYVRSGSKWKKEAEMTYYREPVKNAPSSNLAFRVGHRDVNERPFGYQYEITNDGQAFETYVYDLDRNLVRQTDRMPNGAVLRQDAFDGARIVQKTWYPDGQLKQIRTRPREQVMVNIAPESEQMLAYWDSTGTQLVSEGSGTVAISESAASYADTSRRTLFTERGTFEKGMKVGRWTGQFADGSFSYVEDYDKGKLTLGKATFANQPDTVRYTIPQQQPEFKGGMQGLSQFLASTLRYPASAQRAGVEGQVFVSFVVCTDGTLCDFEVVKGVHPAVDAEAMRVVKAMNGNWKPGIQRGRPVRVKYKLPINFALR; encoded by the coding sequence ATGAACCGCACCCTGCTGTTTTGTCTCTGTCTGCTGGCGGGCCTCACCGCGCAAGCCCAACAAACGGCCTACCGTGATTTTGAAGTCGAACGCCCGGCCGTACCCAAAGGCGGGGCCTCCATTCTCAACGAGTTTTTGACGGCCAATGTGCGCAAGCCGTTTATGGCCCAGATAGCCAACGTTAAAGGCATGGTAGTGGTGCAGGGCATCGTAGAACCCGACGGGCGCATTGCCGAAGTCACGGTAATTAAACCCCTGCGCCCCGACTGCGACCGCGAAGCCGTACGGGCATTTCGGCTTTTCAACGCCTGGCAACCTGCCCTGAAAGACGGTAAGCCCGTGCGGCAGATTATCACCCAACCCGTCTTCTTCCGGGCAACGACCCCGTTGCAGTACGAAAACGGCGTTGCCATTCAGTATTACGATAAACGGTTTCGCTCCATAGCGCCGTCGGATACAGCCGCTGTCCGGTCGGAAGTTCCGACCGACACGACAGGGCTGCCTACGGGCAACCTCGTGTTTTACGTGCGTTCGGGCAGTAAATGGAAAAAAGAAGCCGAAATGACGTATTACCGCGAACCCGTCAAAAACGCCCCGTCCTCCAATCTGGCGTTTCGGGTGGGTCACCGCGACGTGAACGAGCGCCCGTTTGGGTATCAGTACGAGATCACCAACGATGGGCAGGCGTTTGAAACGTACGTGTACGATCTGGATCGGAATCTTGTGCGCCAAACCGACCGGATGCCCAACGGGGCCGTACTCCGGCAGGACGCCTTCGACGGGGCTCGTATTGTCCAGAAGACCTGGTATCCCGATGGGCAGTTGAAGCAGATCCGGACGCGTCCCCGCGAACAAGTTATGGTGAACATCGCCCCTGAATCGGAGCAGATGCTCGCTTACTGGGACAGCACCGGCACTCAACTGGTTAGCGAAGGCAGCGGCACCGTGGCCATCTCCGAATCGGCCGCTTCCTATGCCGATACCAGCCGAAGAACGCTGTTTACCGAGCGCGGCACCTTTGAAAAGGGTATGAAAGTTGGCCGTTGGACAGGTCAATTTGCCGATGGCTCGTTTAGCTACGTGGAAGACTACGACAAAGGCAAGCTTACGCTCGGCAAGGCTACCTTTGCTAACCAACCCGATACGGTGCGGTACACAATACCCCAACAGCAACCCGAGTTTAAGGGGGGTATGCAGGGGCTCTCGCAGTTTTTAGCCTCTACGCTCCGTTACCCTGCCTCTGCCCAACGGGCCGGGGTCGAGGGCCAGGTATTTGTGAGCTTCGTGGTCTGCACGGATGGCACACTTTGCGATTTTGAAGTGGTTAAGGGCGTTCACCCGGCTGTCGACGCCGAAGCCATGCGGGTGGTAAAAGCGATGAATGGTAACTGGAAACCGGGTATTCAGCGGGGGCGACCGGTACGGGTGAAGTACAAACTGCCGATCAACTTTGCATTGCGGTAA
- the gcvT gene encoding glycine cleavage system aminomethyltransferase GcvT — protein sequence MTVKQIPLHSLHQQLGAKIIPFAGFDMPVRYTSDLDEHHTVRNGVGIFDVSHMGEFIVKGDDACALISRVSANDPTLLFDGKVQYSYLPNGKGGIVDDLLVYQISPVEFMLVVNASNIDKDWAWINSHVGDLNVELVNVSDGMCLFAVQGPLAAQALQPLTNARLDAMSYYTFEKTDFAGQANVIVSATGYTGAGGFEIYVSNHQAEAVWNAIMEAGAPHGIKPIGLGARDTLRLEMGYCLYGNDISDETSPIEAGLGWVTKFSHDFIDADVLKAQKEQGVTRKLVGFELLDRGIPRAHYPLCTADGTVVGEVTSGTQSPTLGKGIGMGYVPAELAKPGTELFVQVRDRLLKAQVVKLPFIKK from the coding sequence ATGACCGTCAAACAGATACCGCTCCACTCCCTTCATCAACAGCTTGGAGCCAAGATAATCCCGTTCGCGGGCTTCGATATGCCCGTTCGTTACACGTCTGACCTCGACGAACACCACACCGTTCGCAACGGCGTTGGTATCTTCGATGTCTCGCACATGGGCGAGTTTATTGTCAAAGGCGACGATGCCTGCGCGCTCATCAGCCGCGTATCGGCCAATGACCCCACCCTGCTCTTCGACGGAAAAGTGCAGTACAGCTACCTGCCCAACGGCAAAGGCGGCATTGTCGATGACCTGCTCGTGTACCAAATTAGCCCGGTTGAGTTTATGCTTGTGGTCAATGCCTCCAACATCGACAAAGACTGGGCCTGGATCAACAGCCACGTGGGCGACCTGAACGTGGAGCTGGTGAATGTTTCAGATGGTATGTGTCTGTTTGCGGTGCAGGGCCCGTTGGCGGCTCAGGCGCTACAGCCGCTCACCAATGCCAGGCTCGACGCCATGTCGTACTACACGTTTGAGAAAACCGACTTTGCCGGTCAGGCCAACGTGATTGTGTCGGCTACGGGCTACACGGGCGCGGGTGGCTTCGAGATTTATGTCTCCAACCATCAGGCTGAGGCCGTCTGGAATGCCATTATGGAAGCCGGTGCCCCCCACGGTATCAAGCCCATCGGGCTGGGAGCCCGCGACACCCTGCGGCTCGAAATGGGTTACTGCCTGTACGGCAACGACATCAGCGACGAGACCTCGCCTATCGAAGCGGGCCTCGGCTGGGTCACTAAATTCTCGCATGATTTTATCGACGCCGACGTGCTCAAAGCCCAGAAAGAGCAGGGCGTAACCCGCAAACTGGTGGGATTCGAGCTGCTCGACCGGGGCATTCCGCGGGCGCACTACCCCCTCTGCACGGCCGACGGCACGGTGGTGGGTGAGGTAACGTCGGGCACACAGTCGCCCACGCTCGGCAAGGGGATCGGTATGGGCTACGTACCCGCCGAACTAGCCAAACCCGGCACCGAACTCTTTGTGCAGGTACGCGACCGCCTGCTGAAAGCTCAGGTTGTTAAACTGCCATTTATCAAGAAATAA
- a CDS encoding 2-phosphosulfolactate phosphatase, protein MKNIDVCITPELLHLHKIDNTIVVVADVFRATSCMVTAFAYGVESIIPVATVDECRDLQSRGFLAAAERNAQKVEGFDLDNSPFSYMDDHIRGAQVAMTTTNGTLAITKSRSAVKVLVGSFLNLDAIVRYLKSQPYDVLVLCAGWKGRFNLEDTLFAGALVERLKDTYMMAEDSTIMAWRLYCQGQDNLIQYLANSSHIRRLQRLGIQKDIAYCLQHDLYDVVPVLRGNALVNMGR, encoded by the coding sequence ATGAAAAACATTGACGTTTGTATTACCCCCGAACTACTCCACCTGCACAAGATCGACAACACGATTGTGGTGGTAGCCGATGTGTTCCGGGCCACTTCGTGCATGGTTACGGCCTTTGCGTACGGTGTTGAGAGTATTATCCCCGTAGCAACGGTGGATGAGTGCCGCGACCTGCAAAGCCGGGGGTTTCTGGCCGCAGCCGAGCGCAACGCCCAGAAAGTAGAAGGCTTCGACCTCGACAACTCGCCGTTTAGCTACATGGACGACCACATTCGGGGGGCGCAGGTAGCCATGACCACCACCAACGGCACGCTGGCCATCACCAAGTCGCGGTCGGCGGTGAAAGTACTGGTGGGGTCGTTTCTGAATCTGGATGCCATTGTGCGCTACCTCAAATCGCAACCGTACGACGTACTGGTGCTTTGCGCGGGCTGGAAAGGCCGGTTCAATCTGGAAGACACCCTCTTTGCCGGGGCTTTGGTGGAGCGGCTCAAAGACACGTACATGATGGCCGAAGACAGCACCATTATGGCCTGGCGGCTGTACTGTCAGGGGCAGGATAACCTCATTCAGTACCTCGCCAACTCGTCGCACATCCGGCGGCTGCAACGTCTGGGTATTCAGAAAGACATTGCCTACTGCCTGCAACACGACCTGTACGACGTAGTACCCGTACTGCGCGGCAATGCCCTGGTCAATATGGGACGGTAA
- the acpP gene encoding acyl carrier protein — protein MKEKIIDILNGFGVERTAITDDVHFTRDLGLDSLDTVDLIMQLEQEFGIRIPDEDYSKLTTLSGVINYLEAEQQVEQPV, from the coding sequence ATGAAAGAGAAGATTATCGATATATTAAACGGTTTCGGGGTGGAGCGAACAGCCATCACGGACGACGTTCACTTCACGCGTGACCTCGGACTCGACAGTCTCGACACGGTTGATCTGATCATGCAACTCGAACAAGAGTTTGGCATCCGAATTCCCGACGAAGATTATTCGAAACTCACCACCCTGAGTGGGGTTATCAACTACCTCGAAGCCGAACAACAGGTCGAACAGCCCGTTTAA
- a CDS encoding TolC family protein — protein MKYTSLICFLFLTAPVWAQPALPDELRVLIGQANTHFPRLKEQQALVQAGELRTDIARTALQPVVSANASYQYINPVPKANLPVNGRDVSVQFQPNHNGNASLNVAVPIYDWGRTRANVARAQDDVQLAKDNLELTRFNLAYQVAGAYYGIGFLQRSLAVQDSVIKTATGNIQVIANRLRNGDALQFDVLTQQVRLETAKNRKIDIQNQLDRQRALLTYLTGVPTAAQTIGEAARRFDGFGALPATDQTDALAQTAQGANRELVLVQDRVRQAEADIRSTQLAARPSLSFSGAAGYRNGYLPEINRLRFNEVAGVNLSVPLYAGKRYKLQEQAAQVNLTASRYAVETANAQLRQNIEQTLADMRANAARLQNLSTAVAQADKALALAQTRLRNGVITPVELQAAETGVEEARLAQLSFQYQLLLNQLELKRLLGENL, from the coding sequence ATGAAATACACCTCACTCATCTGTTTTCTATTTCTGACCGCGCCAGTTTGGGCGCAGCCCGCCCTACCCGACGAATTGCGGGTGCTGATTGGGCAGGCCAATACCCATTTTCCCCGGCTCAAAGAGCAGCAGGCCCTGGTTCAGGCTGGTGAGCTGCGCACCGATATTGCCCGTACGGCCCTACAGCCGGTCGTTTCGGCCAACGCGTCGTACCAGTACATTAACCCGGTGCCCAAGGCGAACCTCCCCGTGAACGGCCGCGATGTATCGGTGCAGTTTCAGCCCAATCATAACGGCAATGCGTCGCTCAACGTGGCTGTACCGATCTATGACTGGGGGCGCACCCGTGCCAACGTGGCCCGCGCGCAGGACGATGTGCAACTGGCCAAAGACAACCTCGAACTTACCCGCTTCAATCTGGCGTATCAGGTGGCCGGGGCTTACTACGGTATCGGGTTTCTGCAACGTAGCCTGGCCGTGCAGGACTCAGTCATCAAAACGGCAACGGGCAATATTCAGGTGATTGCAAACCGGCTCCGCAACGGGGATGCGCTCCAGTTCGACGTGCTCACCCAGCAGGTACGGCTCGAAACGGCTAAAAACCGCAAAATCGACATACAGAACCAGCTCGACCGGCAACGCGCCCTGCTTACTTACCTGACCGGTGTGCCCACGGCGGCCCAGACAATTGGCGAAGCCGCCCGCCGTTTCGACGGGTTTGGGGCACTGCCCGCAACCGACCAGACCGATGCTCTCGCGCAAACCGCGCAGGGAGCCAACCGGGAACTGGTGCTGGTGCAGGATCGGGTACGGCAGGCCGAGGCCGACATTCGGTCGACACAGTTGGCTGCCCGACCCAGCCTTTCGTTTTCGGGGGCTGCGGGCTACCGCAATGGGTATTTGCCTGAGATCAACCGGCTACGGTTCAACGAGGTGGCCGGGGTAAATCTGTCGGTGCCGCTCTACGCGGGCAAGCGGTACAAACTACAGGAGCAGGCTGCGCAGGTGAACCTGACAGCCAGCCGGTATGCCGTTGAAACGGCCAACGCCCAACTGCGGCAGAATATTGAGCAAACTCTGGCCGATATGCGGGCCAACGCGGCTCGTTTGCAGAACCTGAGCACCGCCGTCGCCCAGGCCGACAAGGCCCTCGCGCTGGCTCAGACCCGCCTGCGTAATGGGGTGATTACGCCGGTTGAGTTGCAGGCCGCCGAAACGGGCGTTGAAGAGGCTCGCCTGGCCCAATTGTCGTTTCAGTATCAATTATTGCTGAATCAGTTAGAATTAAAACGACTGTTGGGCGAGAATTTATAA